From Aedes albopictus strain Foshan chromosome 1, AalbF5, whole genome shotgun sequence, one genomic window encodes:
- the LOC109430214 gene encoding LMBR1 domain-containing protein 2 homolog — protein MAYLLVFSICLALLLASISLYRYGCIQRQHPVVTFSVLTAWSFSFLIVFTIPLDVTSTVYRNCILEHNETSKTAPTGSNSSCQRPWGMVEEAVFPNLWRIIYWSSQFLTWLIMPLMQSYLKAGDFTIKGKLKSALVDNAIYYGSYLFICGILLIYLALQPGISLDWQKLKAIASSASNTWGLFLLVLLLGYALVEVPRGLWNNSKPGFTLQYAYFKLSKLSSEKAEAEEHVDDVLESLQSASRAVPSRHELRPALETIIRKVPTELMERARRISRDDGSPVAVPSEKALVRLHRQVIKSLQTLQRTEALWNVQVNKVLHLEDVAKNAVSLDHRFKTEFPKHRAGFARAVYSPTLEWYWECVVKAPFLKALAVITAFLSFVVVWSELTFFNREPVLSIFANILEIAKRNYDFVTIEIFSMMTLCYLCYCAYSTVFRIKFLNLYYLAAHHQTNEYSLIFSGMLLCRLTPPMCLNFLGMIHMDSHIIKQRILETHYTQIMGHMDVLGIISDGFNIYFPMVMLAFCLATWFSLGSRALNALGFQQFMLNETIATELVQEGKDLIVREKRKRQRAEDAIARRRDNILSNLGRDSAGGSSGNANGSGNGGSILSKYKSRNLDSVTSPVGPNDDLVRHGDHLDYSTNGNRGGDFPRSLSDEINERFGVSTNVTVGFKGYNDFGEDDDGRGGGRGGNSSGGAPRGFFDDV, from the exons ATGGCCTACCTATTAGTGTTTTCAATATGTTTGGCCCTTCTCCTGGCGTCGATTTCTCTGTATCGTTACGGGTGCATCCAGCGGCAGCATCCGGTTGTGACCTTCTCGGTTCTGACGGCCTGGAGTTTTTCCTTTCTGATTGTGTTCACCATTCCTTTGGATGTGACTTCG ACTGTTTACCGTAACTGCATCCTGGAGCATAACGAGACGTCGAAAACAGCACCGACCGGCAGCAACAGCTCCTGCCAGCGTCCCTGGGGAATGGTAGAGGAAGCGGTCTTTCCGAATCTCTGGCGAATAATCTACTGGTCTTCGCAGTTTCTCACCTGGTTGATAATGCCGTTGATGCAGTCCTACCTGAAGGCGGGCGATTTCACCATCAAGGGCAAGCTCAAGTCTGCCCTGGTGGATAATGCCATTTACTATGGGTCATATCTGTTCATCTGCGGAATCTTGCTGATTTATCTGGCGCTGCAGCCAGGAATCTCGTTGGATTGGCAAAAGCTGAAAGCCATCGCATCGTCCGCTTCCAATACATGGGGTTTGTTCCTTCTGGTGCTCCTGCTAGGCTATGCTCTGGTCGAGGTCCCTCGAGGCCTGTGGAATAATTCGAAACCAGGATTTACTTTGCAATACGCGTACTTCAAGTTATCGAAGTTGAGTTCCGAGAAAGCGGAAGCCGAAGAACACGTGGATGATGTTCTGGAAAGTTTACAATCGGCTAGCCGAGCGGTACCATCGAGACATGAACTCCGACCGGCACTGGAAACCATCATTCGCAAAGTGCCGACCGAATTGATGGAACGTGCTCGACGTATCAGCCGAGACGACGGATCGCCTGTGGCTGTTCCATCGGAAAAGGCTTTAGTACGGCTGCATCGTCAGGTAATCAAATCTCTACAAACACTCCAGCGAACGGAAGCCTTATGGAATGTGCAGGTGAATAAAGTGCTTCATCTAGAAGATGTGGCCAAGAATGCTGTTTCGTTGGATCATCGCTTCAAAACAGAGTTCCCTAAACATCGAGCCGGATTCGCGCGAGCTGTGTATAGTCCTACGTTGGAGTGGTACTGGGAATGCGTCGTGAAGGCTCCTTTCCTAAAAGCGCTTGCGGTGATTACGGCTTTCCTGTCCTTTGTCGTAGTGTGGAGCGAATTAACGTTTTTCAACCGTGAGCCCGTCCTTTCAATATTTGCTAATATCTTGGAGATTGCAAAACGGAATTACGATTTCGTTACCATTGAGATTTTCTCCATGATGACCTTGTGCTATCTCTGCTATTGCGCCTATTCAACGGTTTTCCGGATCAAGTTTTTGAATCTGTACTACTTAGCAGCACATCACCAAACAAACGAATACAGTTTGATTTTCAGCGGAATGCTACTTTGTCGACTGACGCCTCCGATGTGTTTGAACTTCCTCGGTATGATCCACATGGATTCGCATATTATCAAGCAACGGATCTTGGAAACGCACTACACCCAGATAATGGGCCACATGGACGTGCTGGGAATCATATCCGATGGATTCAATATCTACTTTCCGATGGTGATGTTGGCCTTCTGTCTGGCCACGTGGTTTTCGCTAGGAAGCCGAGCACTGAATGCCCTTGGGTTCCAACAGTTCATGCTGAACGAGACCATTGCTACCGAATTGGTACAGGAGGGTAAGGATCTGATTGTTCGCGAGAAGCGAAAACGCCAAAGGGCAGAGGATGCGATAGCACGTCGTCGGGATAACATTTTGAGCAATCTCGGAAGGGATTCCGCCGGGGGCAGCAGCGGAAacgcaaatggcagtggaaacgGAGGCAGCATTCTGTCGAAGTATAAATCAAGAAACCTGGACTCGGTTACCAGCCCTGTTGGACCGAACGACGATCTGGTGCGACATGGAGACCACCTGGATTACAGTACTAATGGGAATAGGGGAGGAGACTTCCCGCGTTCCCTGTCGGACGAGATCAATGAGCGCTTCGGGGTGAGTACGAACGTTACGGTTGGCTTCAAGGGCTACAATGACTTCGGAGAAGACGACGATGGTCGGGGAGGTGGCAGAGGGGGTAACAGCAGCGGAGGAGCTCCCCGTGGATTCTTCGATGATGTCTAG
- the LOC115260341 gene encoding uncharacterized protein LOC115260341 yields MSLPSSAAESAITPGAEKISQQSKRTGSFYHHQQQQPAQQPITLILPTSGKLFYEKKQDFVLCKPQLLPLKSFSLEKLEKMQKEAHRQLQETRARTAAAASDHF; encoded by the coding sequence ATGTCATTACCATCGTCTGCAGCTGAAAGTGCAATAACACCCGGAGCCGAAAAGATATCGCAACAAAGCAAACGAACAGGTAGCTTCTACcaccaccaacagcagcagcctGCACAACAACCAATTACGCTAATTTTGCCCACTAGCGGAAAATTGTTCTACGAAAAGAAGCAGGACTTTGTCCTGTGCAAGCCACAGCTTCTACCGCTGAAGTCGTTCAGCCTGGAGAAGTTGGAAAAGATGCAAAAGGAAGCCCACCGGCAGCTACAGGAGACCCGAGCCCGTACTGCTGCCGCTGCTAGCGATCATTTCTAG
- the LOC134285502 gene encoding LOW QUALITY PROTEIN: uncharacterized protein K02A2.6-like (The sequence of the model RefSeq protein was modified relative to this genomic sequence to represent the inferred CDS: inserted 2 bases in 1 codon; substituted 1 base at 1 genomic stop codon), protein MPDADLKNAILQLTNLIARQQHQIEAQQQQIENLGIRGHPGSGSEKIIESLASGIQDFQYDPDGGVFFDGWYARYEDVITKDGQSLDDAARVRLLLRKLSTPLHEKYVNTILPNHPRDFTLDETVTKLKKLFGRQKSVFHSRYQCLQYAKSDADDFTSYAAMVNKHCEAFQLSKLTPDQFKALRFVCGLQSPRDADIRTRLISKLEADETAVNEQGEAASKVTLENLVEECHRVANLKQDTLMVENKEARNVNIVSRKPKNPVKNPKILKTPCWKCGDQHYVRECPFASHTCSRCKQQGHKEGYCSSNKPTPSKPFKQTKPRENVKTRSIHTVRNVGSKRKFIPVELNGKTVKLQHDSASDITIISEDTWNSIGQPPTQPTEESAVTASGGNLNLLAEFQTEITIRNVTKTGRIFISDNAELNVLGIETMDLFDLWSVPISSLVNVVHQRPDQQPDEYVSQLKQNFPEVFRSTLGRCTKAQVKLYLKPDARPSYCPKRPVAYAALPKVDEELERLQNNGIISPVRFSDWSAPIVVVRKADNISVRVCGDYSTGLNDAQECDRHPLPHPDDLFAELAGARYFTHLDLSDAYLQVEVDEESRKLLTFNTHRGLFQYNRLPPGVKSAPGAFQRIIDSMVAGIPGVKPYLDDILIAGRTKEEHDRNLYAVLNRIHGIRPDPSKTDAISKMQPPKDVQQLRSYLGAVNYYGRFVKQMKKLRAPLDNMLKKDARWNWTDECQQSFEQFKAILLSDLLLTHYDPSKEIIVAADASKYGLGAVIMHRFPTGEVKAIAHASRSLTPAEMNYGQVEKEALALIFAVTRFHKMLYGRHFLLQTDHQPLLKVFGSKKGIPVYTANRLQRWALTLLLYDFDIKHVSTTNFGYADFLSRLMSSQRRPDEDYVIAAVYVESEAKAILEDTISNLPVTHQMIVAETRKDPVLQQVMNFLKEGWPAQPKQIADPDVKKYFARRDGLQVVDDCIMFGDRIVVPLKFRRRIVRQLHRGHPGMDRMKSLARSYIYXPNVDDDVTQFVRECTACAEAAXSPTKASLESWPLAVKPWQRVHIDFAGPIDGYYYFVIVDAYSKWPEIFRTRSITTTATLDLLRETFSRFGNPNTLVSDNGTQFTSVQFQQYCRENGITHLRTAPYHPQSNGQAERFVDSLKRGLKKLSKGEGSPTLEHLQTFLSVYRLRL, encoded by the exons ATGCCCGACGCGGATCTGAAGAACGCCATCCTGCAGCTCACCAATCTCATCGCGCGGCAGCAGCACCAGATTGAAGCGCAGCAGCAGCAAATCGAAAATCTGGGAATCCGTGGCCACCCCGGCTCCGGCAGCGAGAAAATCATCGAGTCTTTGGCAAGCGGCATTCAAGATTTCCAGTACGATCCGGACGGCGGAGTTTTCTTCGATGGCTGGTACGCGAGGTACGAGGACGTCATCACGAAGGACGGCCAATCCCTGGACGACGCCGCCCGTGTGAGGTTGCTTCTACGCAAGCTAAGCACACCTTTGCACGAAAAGTACGTGAATACCATTCTTCCCAACCACCCCCGGGACTTCACCCTGGACGAGACCGTCACGAAGCTGAAGAAACTGTTCGGTCGGCAGAAATCGGTCTTTCATTCCCGTTACCAATGCCTGCAGTACGCAAAAAGTGACGCGGATGACTTCACCTCGTATGCTGCCATGGTGAACAAACACTGTGAAGCGTTTCAACTCTCCAAGCTCACCCCGGATCAATTCAAGGCGCTCCGTTTCGTCTGTGGACTCCAATCGCCACGGGATGCGGACATCCGAACAAGATTGATCTCGAAGCTGGAAGCCGACGAAACCGCAGTCAACGAACAAGGAGAAGCGGCCAGCAAGGTCACCCTGGAGAACCTCGTGGAAGAATGCCATCGCGTGGCCAACCTCAAACAGGACACACTGATGGTGGAGAACAAGGAAGCACGCAACGTCAACATTGTCTCCCGCAAGCCGAAGAATCCTGTGAAAAATCCGAAAATCCTCAAAACGCCCTGCTGGAAGTGTGGTGACCAGCACTACGTACGCGAGTGTCCATTCGCTTCGCACACCTGTTCCAGATGCAAGCAGCAAGGACACAAGGAGGGGTACTGTTCAAGCAACAAGCCTACGCCCTCGAAGCCATTCAAGCAGACGAAACCCAGAGAGAACGTGAAGACGAGGAGCATCCATACCGTTCGGAACGTCGGAAGCAAGCGGAAGTTTATCCCGGTCGAGCTCAACGGTAAAACAGTCAAGCTCCAGCACGACTCGGCGTCCGACATCACCATTATCTCCGAAGATACTTGGAACAGCATCGGACAGCCACCCACTCAACCGACGGAGGAATCTGCAGTAACAGCTTCTGGTGGCAACCTCAACCTTCTCGCCGAGTTCCAAACCGAGATCACCATCAGGAATGTGACCAAAACCGGTCGCATCTTCATCTCGGACAACGCTGAACTCAACGTTCTTGGAATCGAAACTATGGATCTATTCGATCTGTGGTCTGTGCCGATCAGCAGCTTGGTCAACGTCGTACACCAACGTCCCGACCAACAACCCGATGAATACGTGAGTCAACTCAAGCAAAACTTCCCGGAGGTTTTCCGAAGCACGCTGGGTAGGTGCACTAAAGCGCAAGTGAAGCTGTATCTGAAGCCTGATGCACGACCTTCCTATTGCCCGAAGCGACCCGTGGCGTACGCTGCGCTCCCCAAGGTAGATGAAGAACTCGAAAGGCTCCAGAACAACGGTATCATTTCTCCGGTTCGATTCTCGGACTGGTCAGCTCCAATAGTCGTCGTACGCAAAGCGGACAACATTTCGGTCCGTGTGTGTGGTGATTATTCGACGGGGTTGAACGACGCGCAGGAATGTGACCGCCACCCACTGCCTCATCCTGACGACCTCTTTGCGGAACTGGCTGGAGCACGTTACTTCACACACCTCGACTTGTCTGACGCTTACCTGCAGGTCGAGGTCGACGAGGAATCGCGGAAGCTACTCACGTTCAACACCCACCGTGGCCTATTCCAGTACAACCGATTACCCCCTGGAGTCAAGTCGGCACCCGGCGCTTTCCAGCGCATCATCGACAGCATGGTGGCCGGCATCCCTGGAGTCAAGCCGTATCTGGACGACATCCTCATCGCTGGTCGGACCAAGGAGGAACATGACCGCAATCTCTACGCCGTTCTCAACCGTATACATGGCATCCGCCCGGACCCTTCCAAAACCGATGCCATTTCCAAGATGCAACCTCCGAAGGACGTTCAGCAGCTCCGTTCCTACCTCGGTGCTGTGAACTACTATGGTCGATTCGTGAAGCAGATGAAAAAACTCCGGGCCCCCCTGGACAACATGCTCAAGAAGGATGCCCGTTGGAATTGGACCGACGAATGCCAACAATCCTTCGAGCAGTTCAAGGCCATTCTACTCTCCGATCTGCTGCTCACCCACTATGACCCATCCAAGGAGATCATCGTCGCAGCAGATGCATCGAAGTACGGCCTTGGCGCAGTCATCATGCATCGGTTTCCGACCGGTGAAGTGAAGGCAATCGCTCATGCCTCTCGCTCACTGACCCCGGCAGAAATGAACTACGGACAAGTGGAAAAGGAAGCATTGGCCCTGATTTTCGCTGTCACTCGCTTCCACAAGATGCTGTACGGACGCCACTTTCTCCTGCAGACCGATCACCAACCGCTCCTCAAGGTTTTCGGTTCCAAGAAAGGTATTCCTGTTTACACCGCGAACCGATTGCAGCGTTGGGCCTTGACACTCCTGCTGTATGATTTCGACATCAAGCACGTTTCAACGACAAACTTCGGCTATGCAGATTTCCTTTCGCGGCTGATGTCATCGCAACGAAGGCCGGATGAAGATTACGTGATAGCCGCCGTATACGTCGAATCCGAAGCGAAAGCAATACTCGAAGACACCATCAGCAACCTCCCAGTCACGCACCAGATGATTGTGGCCGAAACACGAAAGGACCCAGTTCTCCAGCAAGTGATGAACTTCCTCAAGGAGGGTTGGCCGGCCCAACCGAAGCAAATCGCGGATCCAGATGTTAAGAAGTACTTCGCAAGACGAGatggacttcaagttgttgacgACTGCATCATGTTCGGCGATCGAATCGTCGTTCCCCTCAAGTTTCGAAGGCGGATTGTTCGACAATTGCATCGTGGACACCCAGGAATGGACCGGATGAAGTCTCTGGCCCGAAGCTACATCTACTGACCGAATGTGGATGACGACGTAACGCAGTTCGTTCGAGAGTGCACAGCGTGCGCTGAAGCAGC GTCTCCGACAAAAGCAAGCTTGGAGTCGTGGCCTCTTGCAGTCAAGCCGTGGCAACGCGTCCACATTGATTTCGCTGGCCCAATCGACGGTTATTACTATTTCGTCATCGTGGATGCCTACTCGAAGTGGCCCGAAATTTTTCGCACCCGTTCCATCACCACAACCGCAACCCTGGATCTGCTTCGTGAGACGTTTTCCCGTTTCGGCAACCCGAACACTCTGGTCTCGGACAACGGCACGCAATTCACCAGCGTGCAGTTTCAGCAGTATTGTCGTGAAAATGGTATCACCCACCTCCGCACTGCTCCCTACCATCCGCAGTCCAACGGTCAAGCGGAACGATTCGTTGACTCCCTCAAGCGCGGTCTCAAGAAGCTGAGCAAGGGGGAAGGCTCACCCACACTGGAGCACCTGCAGACATTCCTCTCGGTATATCGGTTACGGCTATAA